In a single window of the bacterium genome:
- a CDS encoding SDR family NAD(P)-dependent oxidoreductase: protein MKVDFTQLAGKKVLITGGLGFIGSNLAHRLVHEGAAVTILDACLDPYGWNPANIKEIKDQVQFVKGDIRDYTLLEKLVQEKDYIFHLAAQVGREISMADPWLDVDINCNGTIALCRAVAAVHPAARVVYAGSRGQIGEPIYLPVDENHPDHPTDVYGINKLAAEKYLFLYSKIYGFTAVSLRLNNVYGPRCQMQHGYYGILNWFIRNAMQNTPITVYGDGQQTRDYVYVEDVVDAFVRAALVPETNQQIYMIGSGIETVFLDMVKAVIAGVGQGRYVHIPFPPERESIDIRKFVVSCDKMTATTGWRPMVELAEGVARCVAFYRERYDEYIKKGE from the coding sequence ATGAAGGTTGATTTCACCCAACTGGCCGGAAAAAAGGTTCTGATCACCGGCGGCCTCGGTTTCATTGGCAGCAATCTGGCCCATCGTCTTGTACACGAGGGCGCTGCGGTGACCATTCTCGATGCCTGCCTCGATCCTTACGGCTGGAATCCTGCCAATATCAAGGAGATCAAGGATCAGGTCCAGTTCGTCAAGGGCGATATCCGGGATTACACCCTGCTGGAGAAGCTGGTCCAGGAGAAGGACTATATTTTTCATCTTGCTGCCCAGGTCGGACGCGAGATTTCGATGGCCGATCCCTGGCTCGATGTCGATATCAATTGCAACGGCACCATCGCTCTGTGCCGGGCCGTGGCCGCGGTCCATCCCGCGGCCAGAGTGGTCTATGCCGGCAGCCGTGGCCAGATTGGCGAGCCGATCTATCTCCCGGTTGACGAGAACCACCCCGACCATCCGACTGATGTCTATGGCATTAACAAGCTTGCCGCGGAGAAATATCTCTTTCTCTACAGCAAGATCTATGGCTTTACGGCGGTCTCGCTGCGCCTCAATAACGTGTATGGGCCGCGCTGCCAAATGCAGCACGGCTATTATGGCATTCTCAACTGGTTCATACGCAATGCCATGCAGAATACACCCATCACGGTTTACGGTGACGGACAGCAGACACGGGATTATGTTTACGTCGAGGATGTGGTGGACGCCTTTGTGCGCGCCGCCCTGGTGCCGGAGACCAACCAGCAGATTTATATGATCGGCTCGGGCATCGAGACCGTGTTCCTCGATATGGTCAAGGCGGTGATCGCCGGCGTCGGCCAGGGCCGCTATGTGCACATTCCGTTTCCGCCCGAGCGCGAGAGCATCGACATCCGCAAGTTCGTGGTTTCCTGCGACAAGATGACTGCAACGACCGGCTGGCGGCCGATGGTGGAGCTGGCCGAGGGTGTAGCGCGCTGCGTGGCGTTTTACCGCGAGCGCTATGACGAGTACATCAAGAAGGGGGAGTAA
- a CDS encoding glycosyltransferase family 2 protein, with protein MKLIIQIPCFNEAETLPVTLAELPRTIAGIDKIEILIIDDGSSDGTAEVARRCGVHHIVRVTKNKGLANGFMAGLDAALRLGADIIVNTDADNQYNGADIVQLVQPILNGQAELVVGDRQTDDIVHFSWMKKRLQNLGSWVVRQVSATEIPDATSGFRALSREAALQMNVLSRFTYTLETLIQAGKKNLAVSHVPVRTNSKLRDSRLFKGNWNYIKRSIATITRIYTMYEPLKMFSYIGGAIFGIGFLIGLRFLYLYITTGGAGHIQSLILAAVLLMIGFQVFIIGLVADLIGFNRRLIESALYRVRRLELTAEQHTDQPGEKA; from the coding sequence GTGAAGCTGATCATTCAAATTCCCTGTTTCAACGAGGCCGAGACCCTGCCGGTCACCCTGGCTGAACTGCCGCGCACGATTGCCGGGATCGACAAGATCGAGATTCTGATCATCGACGATGGCAGCAGCGACGGCACCGCGGAAGTGGCGCGCCGTTGCGGCGTTCATCATATTGTCCGCGTGACCAAGAACAAGGGGCTCGCCAATGGCTTTATGGCCGGGCTGGATGCGGCGTTGCGCCTCGGCGCCGACATCATCGTCAACACCGATGCCGATAACCAGTATAACGGCGCGGACATCGTCCAACTGGTGCAGCCGATCCTCAATGGCCAGGCCGAACTGGTGGTCGGCGACCGCCAGACCGACGACATCGTGCATTTTTCCTGGATGAAGAAGCGGCTGCAAAATCTCGGCAGCTGGGTCGTGCGCCAGGTCTCGGCCACCGAGATTCCGGATGCCACTAGCGGATTCCGCGCCCTCTCGCGCGAAGCGGCCCTGCAGATGAATGTCCTCTCGCGTTTTACCTACACCCTTGAGACCCTCATCCAGGCCGGCAAAAAGAACCTCGCGGTCAGCCATGTACCGGTGCGCACCAACTCCAAGCTGCGTGACTCGCGCCTATTCAAGGGCAACTGGAACTATATCAAACGTTCGATCGCCACCATCACGCGCATCTACACCATGTATGAGCCGCTCAAGATGTTCTCCTACATTGGCGGTGCCATTTTCGGAATCGGCTTTCTCATCGGCCTGCGTTTTCTCTATCTTTATATCACCACCGGCGGCGCCGGCCACATCCAGTCGTTGATCCTCGCCGCGGTTTTGCTGATGATCGGCTTCCAGGTCTTCATCATCGGCCTGGTAGCGGACCTGATCGGCTTCAACCGTCGCCTGATCGAGAGCGCCCTCTATCGCGTCCGCCGCCTCGAACTGACGGCAGAACAACACACCGATCAGCCAGGTGAGAAGGCGTGA
- a CDS encoding glycosyltransferase family 4 protein, whose protein sequence is MTESDQERLQGLQPGAKIALFLNAFPALSERFIVNEVAGLLARGLEVIPYALNRPQAGFENLEVPELAAKTHYLLSSLRPSYLISSHLGCLLRHPGRYLRTYFFARRHRTRGVSLLRTLLRAACKRELTKVQRQNVLLNFVLIVPVARQMRAEGFTLVHAHFADSASTLALLAAMILDLPFSFTAHAYDIFTPQVIFTEKLKRARFIITCTQYNRTYLVDQYGTEVGAKIFVNYHGLDLEKLQPGERSEGGTPVLLSIGRLVPKKGLGVLLHACRILRDRGVDFQCRIVGDGPERPRLEMFIRLNHLMDRVEITGYQAPSAVLDEYRSAAVFVLPCVIEEDGNRDGIPNVLAEAMAMELPVISTGVSGIPELVEKGVSGLLLEGSEPELLAQTILEVLESPQMGRRLGKAARARVAAIFDSRRKLDELAAFFRQQLLELAAASDGKR, encoded by the coding sequence ATGACCGAATCAGACCAGGAGCGGCTGCAGGGGCTGCAGCCGGGCGCGAAGATCGCGCTTTTTCTCAATGCCTTTCCCGCGCTCTCCGAGCGCTTCATCGTCAACGAGGTCGCGGGACTGCTCGCGCGGGGCCTGGAAGTAATCCCCTATGCGCTCAACCGACCGCAGGCAGGTTTCGAGAACCTCGAGGTGCCGGAGCTGGCCGCCAAGACGCACTATCTGCTCTCTTCCCTGCGTCCCAGTTATCTTATCAGCAGCCATCTCGGCTGCCTATTGCGCCACCCGGGACGCTACCTTAGAACGTACTTTTTTGCGCGGCGTCATCGCACCCGCGGGGTCTCGCTGCTGCGCACCTTGCTGCGGGCGGCGTGCAAGCGGGAGCTGACCAAGGTACAGCGGCAGAATGTGCTGCTCAATTTTGTTCTGATTGTGCCGGTAGCGCGGCAGATGCGCGCGGAGGGGTTCACACTCGTCCATGCCCATTTTGCCGATTCAGCCTCGACTCTGGCGCTGCTGGCGGCGATGATACTCGACCTTCCCTTCAGCTTTACGGCGCACGCCTATGATATTTTTACGCCGCAGGTGATCTTTACGGAAAAGCTCAAACGGGCCCGCTTCATCATCACCTGCACACAGTACAACCGCACCTATCTTGTAGATCAATATGGCACGGAGGTCGGCGCCAAGATTTTTGTCAATTATCATGGCCTCGATCTGGAAAAGTTGCAGCCCGGGGAGCGCTCCGAGGGTGGAACTCCGGTCCTGCTCTCGATCGGCCGCCTGGTACCTAAGAAGGGACTCGGGGTGCTCCTGCACGCCTGCCGGATCTTGCGGGACCGGGGAGTCGATTTCCAGTGCCGCATTGTTGGTGACGGGCCGGAGCGGCCGCGGCTGGAGATGTTCATACGCCTCAACCATTTGATGGACCGGGTGGAGATCACCGGTTACCAGGCGCCCAGTGCGGTCCTTGATGAATACCGCAGCGCCGCCGTTTTTGTGCTTCCCTGTGTTATCGAGGAGGACGGCAACCGCGACGGTATTCCTAATGTCCTTGCCGAGGCGATGGCGATGGAGCTGCCGGTCATCTCGACGGGGGTCTCGGGCATCCCCGAGCTGGTCGAGAAGGGGGTGAGCGGACTGCTGCTCGAGGGCTCCGAGCCCGAACTGCTGGCGCAGACGATCCTCGAGGTGCTCGAATCCCCGCAAATGGGCCGGCGTCTTGGCAAGGCGGCGCGGGCGCGGGTGGCGGCGATTTTCGACTCCCGCCGCAAGCTGGATGAACTTGCTGCCTTTTTCCGGCAGCAGCTGCTGGAGCTGGCGGCTGCGAGCGATGGAAAACGCTGA
- a CDS encoding ChbG/HpnK family deacetylase — protein MENADRIRLIVHGDDFGLSAAVNRGIWRAWREGILTSASLAANGAAVEEACALAAGSELELGVHLNLTTGWPLRPAAAVPSLVDGSGRFPGKWGMVYRALAGQLAPAELAAETTAQFERLAGLGVRFSHMDSHHHLHLLPAVAAVASTAAKEAGIGWVRRVRGVGESDWQGSGLIGRLQQATLERCSRRCETVYQGFRSADVFFGLSWYLDPGRGNAAHRLVRALHPGCNEWMCHPAHFSSGPAAGSAAARRQAECNLLCDPGLRRLLETAGIELTTFEH, from the coding sequence ATGGAAAACGCTGACCGCATCCGCTTGATCGTTCACGGCGATGATTTCGGGCTCTCGGCGGCGGTCAACCGCGGGATCTGGCGGGCCTGGCGCGAGGGCATCCTCACTTCAGCCTCGCTTGCGGCCAACGGCGCAGCCGTGGAAGAAGCCTGTGCCCTGGCGGCGGGCTCGGAGTTGGAGCTAGGCGTGCACCTCAATTTGACCACCGGCTGGCCGCTGCGCCCGGCGGCGGCGGTGCCCAGCCTCGTCGATGGATCGGGCCGGTTTCCGGGAAAGTGGGGGATGGTGTACCGCGCCCTGGCCGGGCAGCTCGCGCCGGCCGAGCTGGCCGCTGAAACAACTGCCCAGTTCGAGCGGCTCGCCGGCCTGGGGGTGCGCTTCAGCCATATGGACAGCCATCACCATCTTCACCTTCTGCCGGCGGTGGCGGCAGTCGCCTCCACTGCAGCCAAAGAGGCCGGAATCGGCTGGGTGCGGCGGGTGCGCGGCGTGGGCGAGAGCGACTGGCAGGGCAGCGGCTTGATCGGACGGCTGCAGCAGGCGACGCTGGAGCGCTGCAGCCGGCGCTGCGAGACCGTTTATCAGGGCTTCAGAAGCGCCGATGTTTTCTTCGGTTTGTCCTGGTACCTGGACCCCGGCCGCGGCAACGCTGCGCACCGTCTGGTGCGGGCCTTGCATCCCGGCTGCAATGAATGGATGTGCCATCCGGCACATTTTTCTTCCGGTCCGGCTGCAGGAAGCGCTGCCGCCCGCCGCCAGGCCGAATGCAATCTGCTTTGCGATCCCGGTCTGCGCCGGCTTCTCGAAACGGCCGGCATCGAGCTGACGACCTTTGAACATTGA
- a CDS encoding glycosyltransferase — MRPRILFVAGRELSYSRTHIVYNALLGQGYEVVGCFPPNRSFRHYPRLVWRAIRLARHCDLVLVGFYGQIILPLIRLFTRKPLLFDMYITTLDTMVYDRGKARPGSLRARLYGCSDRLTYKLAERTVLETQAHIDWFCDVFKVKPERMRRIFLAVDETKIYPREAPREEGRFLVHFHGEYAPFHGIKYILLAAHLLREERDILFQIVGRGITYDEDRALAAELGLENVRFYDTVPYAELANMMARSDLCLGIFGDNDRVLRVTTNKVVESIAMARPLITARNEPVQELLTHGESAWLVDRANPRALADAILQLKADPALRARLAAGGYRVFQEHCTMPRLGAGFAALIEEMTNHEG; from the coding sequence GTGAGACCGCGCATCCTCTTTGTGGCGGGGCGGGAACTCTCCTACTCGCGCACGCATATCGTTTATAATGCTCTGCTCGGACAGGGTTACGAGGTGGTTGGCTGTTTCCCTCCGAACCGCTCGTTCAGGCACTATCCGCGCTTGGTCTGGCGGGCGATACGACTGGCGCGCCACTGCGACCTGGTCCTCGTTGGTTTTTACGGGCAAATCATCCTGCCCTTGATCCGGCTCTTTACGCGCAAGCCGCTGCTCTTCGACATGTATATCACCACCCTGGATACCATGGTCTACGACCGCGGCAAGGCACGACCGGGTTCGTTGCGGGCCCGGCTCTACGGTTGCAGCGACCGTCTCACCTACAAGCTGGCGGAGCGGACGGTCCTCGAGACGCAGGCGCATATCGACTGGTTCTGCGACGTTTTCAAGGTCAAGCCGGAGCGGATGCGGCGGATCTTTCTGGCGGTGGATGAGACCAAGATCTACCCGCGAGAGGCGCCGCGCGAGGAAGGACGGTTCCTCGTCCATTTCCACGGCGAGTATGCTCCCTTCCATGGCATCAAATACATCCTCCTGGCGGCCCATCTGCTTCGGGAGGAGCGCGATATCCTCTTTCAGATTGTCGGCCGGGGGATCACCTACGATGAGGATCGTGCTCTGGCCGCAGAATTGGGACTGGAAAACGTGCGCTTTTACGACACCGTCCCTTACGCCGAGCTGGCGAACATGATGGCACGGTCGGACCTCTGCCTGGGTATCTTTGGTGACAACGACCGGGTGCTGCGGGTGACGACCAACAAGGTGGTCGAGTCGATCGCCATGGCCCGCCCCCTGATTACCGCGCGCAACGAGCCCGTGCAGGAGCTGCTGACCCATGGCGAGAGCGCCTGGCTGGTCGATCGCGCCAATCCGCGGGCGCTGGCCGACGCTATTCTCCAACTCAAGGCCGATCCGGCATTGCGGGCGCGTCTCGCTGCCGGCGGTTATCGTGTTTTTCAGGAACATTGTACCATGCCGCGTCTCGGCGCCGGATTCGCGGCCCTCATCGAGGAAATGACGAACCATGAAGGTTGA